A region of the Streptomyces sp. NBC_00442 genome:
AGGGCAAGCCCTTCGGCATCTCCAACACCAACCGCCTGCTCTCGGGGATCGACGGGGTGGCCAAGTACCCCGGACTGATCGGCGGCAAGAACGGCTACACCACGAACGCGGGCAACACCCTGGCCGAGGCGGCCCGGCGCGACGGCCACACCATCCTGGTGACCGTCATGAACCCGCAGGAGAACAAGCGGGACAAGGTCTACACCGAGATGCGCCAGCTCCTGGACTGGGGCTTCTCCGCGGCCGGCAAGGCCAAGCCGGTCGGCACCCTCGACCCGCCGAAGCCGGCCACCGGACTAGCGCTCCCCGAAGGCGCGCGGGCCGGCTCGGCGGACTCGGGGATCGGCGCGCTCGGCTGGACCGGGATCGGCGCGGCCGTGGTCGTGGCCGGCGGCGCCGGCGTCCTGGTCCTGACCCGCCGCAGGCGCAGGGACGCTCAGACCGACGCGGCGAGCTGAACCCGGGCCCCGGTCATCCAGTCGATGACGTCGGCGGCCGTGTAGGAGCGGCCGTCCGGGCTGATGTCGTCGAGGAAGGCGAGGTCCTGCCCGATGGTGACGATCGGCGGCTCGTCCGTGCCCGAGGCCCTGCGCCTGCCGAGTCCCACCGTCGCGAGCAGCCCGTTGCACAGGCACACGCGTCCGGCGGTGTCCGCCGCGTCGCCGCCCTTGCGGACGTACGCGGCGACGGGCTCGGCGGCGCAACGGTAGACGAGGGCGCCGCTCTCGGCCCGCGCGGGGGTGCGCAGATAGCCGAGGTCGCACACGGGCCGCCTGGCCGCCCGTACCGCTTCGTCGGAGAGGGTGCCGGGCAGCTCGGCGACCTTGAAGGGGAACGCGGTCGGCGAGGCCCGGGGGTCGTTGCGCACCCGCAGCGTCCCGGCACGGGCGCGCGTCCTCAGCTCTGTGCGCAGGTCGTCGCGCAGCCCCGACTCCTCGCACAGCGCGAACACGCTGCCGAGCTGCACGCCTTCGGCCCCGAGCGCCCGCGCAGCAGCGAGCCGAGCGGGGTGCGCGGCGCCGCCCGCGAGCCAGAACGGGATGCCGAGGGCCGCGACCTTGGCGAGGTCGGGGTGGTCGCGCGGCCCGTAGACGGGATCCCCCGCCGCGTCGAGAACGAGCTTGCCGCGTGGCGGCGCGCTGTGCCCGCCGGCCCGGTGCGTCTCGATGACGAACCCGTCGGGCCGGGTGGCGGGGTCGCGCACGAGGTAGGAGGCGAGGACGGGCAGCGAGACGATGGCGAGGACGTCGGGCCGCCTCAACACGCCCTGTTCAAGGCACAGTTGGGCCATGCGGCCGCCTC
Encoded here:
- a CDS encoding nitronate monooxygenase, with the protein product MPTPPRRPQPVIIQGGMGVAVSGWELARAVAGRGQLGVVSGTALDAVLAGRLQLGDPGGHMRRALAAFPVPGAAAYVLDRYFVEGGIAPGERMRAMARLRLDRGEHAELLTVLGNFVEVWLAKEGHDGLVGVNYLAKIQLATAPALFGAILAGVDHVLVGAGIPGEIPALATRLARAEPVTTHVTVEGDDEPLPYTFDPRGGRMAQLCLEQGVLRRPDVLAIVSLPVLASYLVRDPATRPDGFVIETHRAGGHSAPPRGKLVLDAAGDPVYGPRDHPDLAKVAALGIPFWLAGGAAHPARLAAARALGAEGVQLGSVFALCEESGLRDDLRTELRTRARAGTLRVRNDPRASPTAFPFKVAELPGTLSDEAVRAARRPVCDLGYLRTPARAESGALVYRCAAEPVAAYVRKGGDAADTAGRVCLCNGLLATVGLGRRRASGTDEPPIVTIGQDLAFLDDISPDGRSYTAADVIDWMTGARVQLAASV